A stretch of DNA from Triticum dicoccoides isolate Atlit2015 ecotype Zavitan chromosome 2A, WEW_v2.0, whole genome shotgun sequence:
GACATATCCAAGTTCCGTGGCTTCCGCTCTTTAGATCGGTCTGCCTTACCACGACCTTGTGGCTTGCCTTTTCCTTTGCTTTCTTCGGTTTGTCCGCCGCGCTTTTGCGTTGCTTGAGCCTTCACCAACGTTGCGCCTTCCTTTGCTACCTGGGGACTCCCAATCTGTGCGCGAGTACATGAGTTGGTCACTACCTCCTCCGTTGCCTTTTCAACAGCCACGAGCATTCTCTTCCCATGTCCGCAAGCGTCCGATCGCCTCCGTTATGGTCATGTTGTCAATGTCGTAAAGCTGCTCGAGCGTGCCGATGATGTACGTGAATTTATCAGTCACTGAACTGAAAAACTTCTCCACAATCTCGGTCTCCTCGAGCTTTGCACCAAGCGCGCGGATCTCTCCCACCAAAGTAGTCAGACGCATGGCATAGTCATTCACCGATTCAGTTTCCTCCATCTGCAACTTGTGAAATTGGTGCTTCAGCACTTGTGCCCGAGCCTTCGTGACGCGATCTTCTCCGATCCTCATCTCTTTGAGTGCGTTCCACGCCTCTCTTGCTGTCTCGAACTCCGCCAATGTCATCAGCACGGAATCTTGCACAGACTGGGCTATGGCGGCCATGGCACCTTCGTCGCACTCCTCGTCGATGTCGTCGTCGTCCGTGATGGCCTGCCACACTCGTAGGGTTCGGAGAATGATCTTCATCTTCACTGCCCACACGCCGTAGTTGGCATCGGTGAGCATCGCGTACTGGATGGGGATGTTGCGATGCGCCGGTACGTTGGCGCCGCCCGTTCCGCCACCACTAGTCACTGACTTGTCGCCCTTCTTCACTTTGTCGCTGTTCTTGTTCACCTTGGAACCGCCGTTGCCGGACTTGACCGACTCTGCGTCGCTGTCCGTCATCGTTGATCGTAGATCGTCGaggctctagataccaattgttggcttTTGATCCCTAGATCAGGATCTCACACATACGTAGTGCAAAGCTAGCAAGCAAACAAGCTAGCAGCTTGATGGATTTTGCATGCAACAGTACATGCACGTAGCGACCTGGACGCCTGCTCTTCGAATCTAATCGATTTACGTTGGCGTCGTCGACGGAACTCTCGCGTAACTTGGCAGGAAACAAATCGATGTGATGGCCAGAGGCTCTTGTCGAGCCTGTTGAATACTTCTTGCTTTTTCTGTTTTTCTGGTGTTTACATCGTGGGGCTACATGAGAATATAAAGGAGCTAAACAGCCCGATAGCTAACCTAAGTCAGATCCTACTTAGAACGAGTACTACTCGGATATGTACACACATGTGTACTCCGACTCGGACGTCCTGTTTAATCCTAATAGAAACAGCATCGCCGCAGCAGAGGTCGagggaaggaggaggggaggagccaTCTCGCTGCCTGCCACATGGGCTTTGCCCAGCGGTGTCGACGGGCTGTGGCGAGGATACGAGGAGGTGGAGCAGAGGCAAGCGCTATCGGCGGCAAGGCGCcaccactaccggactcgcggtctatgcctacggccacgggccgtcggcataggggctgtgccgtcggcatagatctatgcctacggctgccgtcggcatagacccgtcggcgtagatatcgtcagcgtagtcttgtcagaccgtcggcatagtatagccgtcggcatagggccctATGCCAACGGCCTGgcgtcagccgtcggcatagtttagccgtcggcagtgtttttccgtctgacggcaacgaacggcgccgtcaaaagcgctGACGAATCGTGCAACGGCACGTGGCAGAGGTTGCCGTCGGCATAGGttgaaatctatgccgacggcaaacgCATACCTTTGCCACGTGGCATCCTGTGGTGCTCctggtggcagggctatgcctacagatggatctatgccgacggctttgctgtAGGCATAGCTCTGTCACGTGTCGTTCGCTGGTTCCtcctggcggcagggctatgcctacggcaaagccgtcggcatagatctgccacgtggcgagccctggtaactcctgggcttatatatgccgacggctttgccgtaggcatagttttttttatttattttattttccctgttttctcttttccaattcatttgacaatatttcaaagcagaataatatggaattatgcagaaatatgacagttcatcatctaaacatactcaagttcatcatcatcatctaaacatactcaagttcatcatcatcatctaaagatcatcaccggcggaagttcatgaacataaaagtagtgcaagacatggaacatcataaaagtaggaacatgaaaggcatggcacgacgaccacatgcacggaatcatcaagcaagaccacctccgccaaaaccaccaccaccaagaccacctccgccaaaaccaccaccaccaagaccacctccgccaaaaccgtcaccaagaccaccatcactctgccagatcggagtgactggggtcgacggagcaggagtcgagtcACCGGatcccctacatgtttcagaaatGATTCTAACGGTAattatgatatgatagtgttgaatgaatgaGAACTAGTTTgccagtagttaggcaaatgtactaaccggactatcactgcctagtgccacccgtTCATCGAatgtgggcacgtgtgggggttctcccgcaggtggtggtgggggtcccatttatggtggatccgtgcggttactccaagacgccaacatagcctggatgttagttaaacaagcaaactagaaggtcaaaaggaatgaaagtgcaaaaaattagcttggttttaagagggcaaaactaaccgtcatcatctgacggttgtaatcatcgtttgccttcactcgtttcaagtactcccgcacctcgagattcctatgctcgacaaactccttatacgcctacataatttaggttgtttctaagtgagcaatgctgaaaataaactgagaatgctagagagaaaaagataaagaggaagtacttacagcatgctggcgggctaagggagtctgtgaacgccccgtactctctaactggctcgggttggtagcccgaagccgtgtgtacgagatcgaaggagtgatcaagccatcgaaacacggataccgtccattcttcttcccctgtatggccaccaccgccgtgtcgtcgatctgagactgggcgacctcagcaacaggaacatccggatgcaacttctgaAAGTGATGAGTataagaccccaggtgctcctcggtcttgccgtagtactggctctcgccctccttgggaTGACTCCGCTCGCGCCTAACCCtgaagcggttgaccacgagatctagcctttgACTTTCCATGgacgggctttgaacagtggacttctccacccggttgtgtcaggtcagctcagagggacacctgggagcaacatccgggccaaaccgacagctacatcccctccgtgtagacccgatgcgtccgttttccccctccaggtgccgccggcggcgccgtccgctaggggggccacgccccggagatgcgtgccgcctcttcgaacatgccacaacGCCCCGGAGATGCGGCTGTTTCCGCCCTCCAGATGCTGGCAGAACGGCCAAGAACCGCCGTCCGTGagtggggcacaccccggagacgcgtgcaaactatatatatatatatatatatatatgtatatatatatatatatattcataatctatgcaaaaaattacaaactacatatatattcatataatacataaaaaagcatAAAAACGTATGTAAAAAAAGCATAAAAACGTATGCAAAAAAAAGCGTATGcagaaaaaaaaaactatgccgacggcaatgGGTTTTGGTGGGCGATGTgtcgcggatcggtgacgtggcacctatgccgacggctcccGTCGGCATACCTAcgccgcggatcggtgacgtggcatggggagatatgccgacggccgcccgtcCAGACCGCCGGCATAGGTTTGACGGCGTTAGCCGCTAGTCACGAGCGGGGTTGCAGGGCCCAGAGgtatgccgacggctgctgtcggcaTGTCTGCATTTAGGTCGACGGCCGTTCTGTGCtgacggcggccgtcggcatacatCCGTGTAACCCGACGGCCAGGACTGGGCTGTCGGCATATCTCAAACTAGGCCGACAGCCGTAGGCATAGgtttggccgtcggcataggacaGTTTTCTGGTAGTGCACCCATGTCGCTCAGACAACGCACGAGGGAGGGGGGGCTTGAGTGGTTTTCATTTTCTCCACAAGTAGTAATAACGTTGTCCTACACTAGCTTACACTTTTCCCTGGCCCTGTAGAAGGCATCATGTAGATTGCCGTAACGATTATCTTGCGACACTTGAGAGACTAATTCATCGGCCGATTATATCCTACGTATAGAGATCAAAGCATTTCTTAACCTCGAGAGACATTTCTATACGTAGGATGCATGGTATATAGTAGGTTGTGTGTGCATCTTTCGATGTGAGACCAGGGCAATCGTTCTCTTCTATTATCTAAAATGAACTGCTCGATGAATCGTCGATAATATATTTTTATGCACGATATACATATTAGCAAGCCTTACGTAGTATCAAGAAATTATTTATACTCTTAGTAGCTCCTAACCCCTGTATTGCTATGATGACATGTAGGTACTTGATCGTTTTTGATGATATATGGGATGCAAAGTTGTGCAGAGTAATCAAACTCGCTTTGAGAGATAATGGACTTGGTAGCAGGGTAGTCACAACTAGTCGGATTTTGGAAGTCGCTGTCCATGCCAGTTATGTTTACATGCCAAAAGCACTTTCTCGTTCGCACTCTGAAGAATTATTTAATACAAGATTGTTTGGTGGTAAAGACAATGCCCCTTTGGTTGTGCAGAAGGTACCTGAAAAGCTTTTACAGAAATGTGATGGTGTACCATTAGCAATCATTACAATGGCTAGTTTGTTATCTGGGAAACCAATGGAGTATTGGTCTAAGGTGTACAAAAATATTGGTTTTGGGTCTGAGGTTGGAGGGAAAACAGATGTTCTAGACAACATAAGAAAGATATTATTATGTACCTATAATGATCTGCCTCATCACCTGAGGGCATGTTTATTGCATCTACACATTTTCCCAGTGAATTGCATGATCAAGAAAGAAACCTTGATCTGGAAATGGGCAGCCGAAGGTTTAATTGTCGAGGAACCAGGGAGAGGGTTATTTGAGCTTGGAGAAGGATACTTCCAGGAACTCATAAACAGAAACATGGTCATGCCGGTAGAGGATGACTTACATCCTGGAAAGTTAATGGGTTGCCGTGTCCATGAACTTGTTTTTGAGATGATCTGTTCCTTATCACCTGAACATAACTTTGTTACCGTCCTGGATGGTAGGAAGGAACAAGCCCCGGTTGGAAGGAAGGCTCGTAGGCTAGCTGTCCAGAAGTGGGCCGCGGAGCACCCTCTGGCTAATATTCGCCCAGAAAGCCTGAGGTCGTTTAATACCACAAGGTGTCGTTTTAGTATGGAAGTTTCACCTTCAAGGTTTAAGCTTTTGCGTGTGATTGCTATAGAAGAATGTACTTTCTTGGGAGGCAGCCCTTATCCACTTAAGCATGTAAGCAAGTTACTCTTGTTGAGGTACCTCGGACTATATAACACACGTGTTGGTGAGCTACCAGAAAACATAGGTGATCTGATTTATCTGCAGACACTGGACCTGAGAGGAACCGCGGTAAGAATATTGCCATGGAGAGTTGCTCAGTTAAGGCAGCTCAAGTGCCTGCGAGCTGGTAAAGGTACAACAGTGCCGGATTGTATGGGAAATCTTACATCCTTACAAGAGCTAAGACTGGGCGAGGTCGGCAGGTCGGACAACTTTGTGAATGAGCTGGGCGGACTAAGAGAGCTCAGGGAGCTTGAGATTTGGATTGAAGAGTTGTATGACCGCCAGAAGGAAGCTTTGGTGCAGTCTATGAGAAAACTAGAGAAAATCCAAGTCCTAAGACTTATGGGAGGTTGGAGGTTGGCAGGTAATGAGCTTAACTTGGTAGACTTTGACCCACCTCGACAACTCCGTGAGTTGCACCTCAGCGTCAGATCATCTCGGCTGCCGGCCTGGATCAATGTCTCCCGAGTTCCAATGCTCTCATACTTGTGTGTGTACGTGAGCGATGTGGGGGATCAGGATCTGGATATCCTTGGGGCTTTGCCAGAGCTCATTAGTTTGGAGCTCCTGACGCTGAGGGACGTCTTCCTCAGCATCAAGGGCGGCGGTGCATTCCCCAGGTTGAGGTTCTTTAACACCTTCACACCATTCCTGTTTCTACCGGGGGCTATGCCGAGACTGGAAACCCTTCGCTTCCAATATTACCACTGCGCTGCAGGCGACGTTAATTTTGCTAATTACTTTGTTGCACTGAAGCGTGAAGTGGATGAACATCCGAACAGTCCCAGCCTACATGTCGTCAAAGCTTATGGGGTACGTACGTACTTCTGTTCCTACTCATCTCGTCAATGTGTAGCGATTTTTTTTGTCGTTTCAACACATAAGCATTTAAAGGTTACAGAGTATATAGTATATACATATGTAATTTCCGCAATACGATATTTTACAGGTGAGCACTGCAAGCTGAAGGCTTCTGTAACCATGTCGCCGGCTGCAGGACGACCTCGTCATTCTTCGAGCTTACTTCTTGTTTGAAGTAGGAAACCAACAAAAAAAGGGGGGGAAATAAGAAAAAAATAATTATATACTTCGAGCGCTATGTTACCTATTTCCTAGCTCAATTTATATGTCTTTAGGTTGTGTACTTATTTCCTAAAAGAAGTTCAAATAAATTAGTGTGTCCGTTAATGGAAAAGTATGTTTAAATTAGATAGGGTTGCTTTATGCCGTCTAGTGCTAGTAGTCCCTTTGCTTTATTATTTCGTCAactaaaaaaaggagaaaatcctacaaaaatatgtTTATATTTTTTGTACAAATGTGTCTTTTTCTTTTGGTGGTGTTTTAGGTATGGGATGTTGGTTGGGAACTCCACCTATGCCAATTCAACGGTGACACTTATTGTTGCGTAGCCGGTTTCAAGCCGTGAAAGGACGAGGATCAACCATGTACTCTctctgatccaaaataagtgtcgccatTTTGTGCTAAGATTAGTTCAACTTTAATTCAAAGTGCAACACTTATTTTGAATTGGAGGGAGTAATAGTTAAGTAGGACTGGATGTCCTTGTAGAATGATCAAACCATTGTACACGATGTTGTCTAGCTTTTTGTTTGcaaaaggaggattacccccggcCTATGTATCGGAGTGATGAATGCAGCCCCTTTATTAAGCAAAATTACCAAAAAGTGTGTAATCTAGTACAAGCTTGCTCACAgctgaagaaaaataaaaaaggtaTAATATGCCACAACCGATGGAAATAGAATGACATGACTAAGCACTTATCCTATTATTGGACCGTCATCCAAATCGGTTGTAGATATCCCGAGCTTCCATCTCCCATCGGGgagacccagtaaccaaaggctccccaGCTTTCAcaggagtgagtaacgaccacatacaAATCCAAGCAGTGACcctgtagataacctgcaaaaaatctaTACAAGTTTGTCTATTATAAATCATGTCATTTCTACAGTTTCATATAGCCCAAAGTGATGCACATATTCCTATCTGAATATGTCTTGCAATATTTGTCTCTACTTCATTTAGCCGCATCCCATATAACAAGTGAATACTATTCGGAGGGATGATATTAAAGGCTATATGAACCGAGCGCGATAATAGTTTGACCAACGgacaatcgagaaagaggtgtttgatggttTCATCGTGATTACAAAAGCTACATCTTTGAATACCCTCTCAATTACGTTGTTCTAGGTTATCCTTAGTCGGAACCACCTTCTTGTGAACAAACCACATGAAGACTTTGATTCTTACAGGACTTTGATCTTCCAAATATGACTCGATTCCGGAATTGGACCAGAATCAATTAGGTCCATATACATATATTTCACTGAGAAATTGTCATTTGTAGTTAATTTCCAGTGAATACTatcaggctcatcggagaggttcACATCCATCAACCTTCTGGCCAGATGTAACAATGCCTTCCATCGATCTCCTACCACAGATCTCCGGAATTGAATATTGAGAGAGTTGGACTGTAACACTGTAGCAACGTAAACCTTCTTATGCTGTACAATGTTATAGAGAGATGGATACTGTGTGGCTAAAGGCGTCTCTCCTAACCACGTATCCTCCTAGAATCTCGTTAAATTACCGTTTTCAATGATGAATTTAATTCTATGAAAGAAAGCTGCTTTCATTCTCATCAAGACCTTCCAAAAAGGTGAATCATTGGGTCTAACGGTAACCTGGGCTAAGGTCTTAGATTGTAAATACTTATTACGCAAAATTTGTACCCACGTGCCTTCGGTCTCTACAAAGAGCCTGTACAGCCATTTACTGAGCAGACATCTGTTCTTTACCTCTAAATTCTCAATCCCAACCCCACCCTGTCCTTCGGCCTACAAATGATGTCCCATTTAGTAAATCTGTACTTCCTCTTTATTTCATCATTCTGCCAAAAGAATCGTGATCGATAGAAGTCTAGTCTTTTCCGTACCCCTATAGGTACCTCAAAGAAGGACAAGAGGAACATCGACATACTCATGAGCACTGAGCTTATTAGTATTAGCCGACCTCCGTATGacagccaccacggcctgaatacagcTAGAAACCTAGCCATCCATGTGGGCCAGGATTCAGAatggcagaaggcccagtaggcccacaggcatgcaCAGAGAAGTTAGGCCCGTAaggctgctttagagaggagctcgacagctcaggcgcaccgcaccttataaacaggtgcggctctcTCTTAGCTAGCGAGATGGGACTAAACTCCTACCACCACGCTGCTATGAaaggtcattggtcccggttggtggcatgaaccaggaccaatgcccacctttggtcccggtttgtggcaccaaccgggaccaatgcccccctttagtcccggttgttgccactaaccgggaccaaaggtctcttttcagtagcccaaagacctttggtcccagttggtggcaccaaccgagactaaaggggggcattggtcccNNNNNNNNNNNNNNNNNNNNNNNNNNNNNNNNNNNNNNNNNNNNNNNNNNNNNNNNNNNNNNNNNNNNNNNNNNNNNNNNNNNNNNNNNNNNNNNNNNNNNNNNNNNNNNNNNNNNNNNNNNNNNNNNNNNNNNNNNNNNNNNNNNNNNNNNNNNNNNNNNNNNNNNNNNNNNNNNNNNNNNNNNNNNNNNNNNNNNNNNNNNNNNNNNNNNNNNNNNNNNNNNNNNNNNNNNNNNNNNNNNNNNNNNNNNNNNNNNNNNNNNNNNNNNNNNNNNNNNNNNNNNNNNNNNNNNNNNNNTACCCCGGCCCGCCCCGGCGCACCGGCGCCCTggccgccccgccgtcgccgccgtcgtcgccatcGCCATTgccagccgcccccgccgccccggctctgtttttttcattttttattagATTAATTTTTgtccatatatataatgtatatatgtatgtatgtggctatatctaTGTAGATGTTCATAATGTATTAATTTTTTTGCTCAGAGcatgttttttgttcatatatgtatttttttgttcatatgtgtattaattgttttcaatgtatatatgtatgtggtagctatatatgcatgatgagggggtggggtcgatataccccctcccagataacattttttagaaaaaatttatatatcttgctaggaagaaaggaagaaggaagaagaagaagaaaaattatatatgcaaaagttacatttttagagaaGTTTTATCTAGGAAGAAGGAAGAatggaagaaaaagaaggagaggaaaaaggggagaaaaaagagaagaagaggagaaaaaaaataagaagagaaagaaggagaagaagaaaagaagaataggagaggaagaagaggagaaaaaataaataagaagaagcagaagaacaaaaaaaagaggatattttttcttcttctcctcttttttttcttcttcttcttcctcttcttaatttttatcgggaacgagggtgtcgaggatcgccgagcggtcgagggacaccgaggggtcgagggtcgccgagggttcgagggtcgaatgtcgtcgaggggtcgagggtcaccgaggggtcgagggtcaccgagggttCGCTGGTCGATGGTCgtcaaggggtcgagggtcgaggatcaccgaggggtcgagaggttgccttcTGTCAAAGTACTGAAGAAATCCATGACTTCCTCATAAGCCgaaagtaaccggggcatgatggtacgaagttctccaaagttattttggaagggagtcccggataggataattcaccttttggtacgaatttcagcaaagggcTTCCCAATAGCGATACTcggaggctcttgctgaactttgtacaaaaaagcgaattatcctatctgggactccgttccaaaataactttggagagcttaataccatcatgcgcctgttacttttgcctaatgatgaagccatggttttcttgaatcctttgaaactagacaaacgtgacatatagaaggctagatgagatcaggaaaaatatggacccttttctgcacatccagaatggcgccattttGTTAAATTCCTTGTCGGTCCGGACGTCGGACATGAGTTGAGGGGGGACGTCGGCcatgacatgagggggtcgagggtcgggaactagggtatatGGTcatggatcgccgagcggtcgagggtcgtgaactagggtagagggtcgagggtcgccgagggtcgAGGATATAGATTTATGAAGAATGCctccattatggatgtgcacaagttgatccaattttttcctgatctcacacacacacgcacacacacacacacacacacacacacacacacacacacacacatatatatatatatatatatatatatatattcttctatatgtcatgttgtctgtcaaagtattgaataaatccatggcttcatcatttgcCAGAAGTAACATGCGTATGATGCtatgaagctcttcaaagttgtactGGAACGAAGTTCCTGATAGAATAATTCGCCTTTTGGTaaaaatttcagcaaaggccttccaaatagcgatattcggaaggctcttgctgaactttgtaccaaaaagcgaattactcTATCGGGAaatccgttccaaaacaactttgaagtGCTTTGTACCATTATGCGCCTGTcatttctggctaatgatgaagtcatggttTTCTTGAATTCTTTGACACAAaacaacgtgacatatagaagggtagatgagatcaggaaaaatatggacccttttttgcacatccagaatggcaccATTTCGTTAAATCCCTTGTCGGTTCGGACGTCGGACATTCAAGAAAGAGGCAGTCcggcccaaaccctagaaaaaaatgtTGTCGGTCTCCTGCCCCCTCCCGCCCCTACCCGACAACTCTCTCGAGATTTATaagagatttatcaagaatgcctccattatggatgtgcataattaagttgatccatattgttcctgatctcatctaccatTCTATATTTGCACGTTCTCGTGTGtctaagtattgaagaaatccatgattTCTTAATTGGCCGGAAGTAACAGGAGCATGATGGTATGAAGCACTTCAAATtttttttggaacggagtcctgatAAGATAATTCACCttttggtacgaagttcagcaaAGGCCATCCAAATTGCGATATTCGAAAGGCTCTTGCTAAACTTCGTACCaagaaagcgaattatcctatcaggactccgttccaaaataatctTGAAGAGCTTCATAcaatcatgcgcctgttacttccggctaatgatgaagccatggttttcttgaatcctttgacactagacaacgtgacatatagaagggtagatgagatcggAAAAAATAGGGACCATTTTCCGCACATCCATAATGGCATcattttgttaaatcccttgtCGGTCCAGACGtctgacattcatgagagaggcgttcCGGCCCAAACCCTAGGAGCGTTCTTgaggccactgatacgtctccgatgtatctataatttttgattgtttcgtgccaatattgtacaactttcatatacttttggcaactttttatactatttttgttactaacatattgatccagtgcccagtgccattcgtgtttgttgcatgttttttgttttgcagaaaatccatatcaaagggagtccaaacgggataaaaacttacagagatttttttggaatatatgtgatttttgggaagaagaatcaacgcaagacgacgcccgaggggggcacgaggtagggggcgcacccctgaccctcgtggccaccccgtaaggcaattggtgcccttctttcgccacaaaaaATCCAATATCTGGATAAAGATtgtgtccaaatttcagcccatcagagttacggatctccagtaatttaagaaatggtgaaagggcagagttAGGgagcgcagaaacaaagagagacagatccaatctcggaggggctcttgcccctccgccgccatgggagccaaggaccataggggaaacccttctcccatctagggggtagctcatggaagaataagaagaaggggggctctctccccctctctcccggtggcgccggaatgccacggga
This window harbors:
- the LOC119358484 gene encoding disease resistance protein PIK6-NP-like — its product is MHHAQSVDLVMGASNTLLDVLPKLLDLLEDKYILQAAVKNLVDYLYKELEALQAALHKVGKLEQGHELEADQWDEVLNSWARDARDLSYDAEDTVDSLAVCVEGSDPETKLNDGIESLIPRTSALLSRGKAWHEISDVIDDITGKVQDLAARRERYKVGVHIAANQNVVARFASPLSAVYKYRKDMVAIKVPRDEVIRMLTADGTDDVIKKLKIVSIVGMAGLGKSTLAKVVYDKIRAQYDCTAFILVSRHPDMRKVLMEILFEIHKQISWDIGLTKFDESQLIDEVRVLLAKKRYLIVFDDIWDAKLCRVIKLALRDNGLGSRVVTTSRILEVAVHASYVYMPKALSRSHSEELFNTRLFGGKDNAPLVVQKVPEKLLQKCDGVPLAIITMASLLSGKPMEYWSKVYKNIGFGSEVGGKTDVLDNIRKILLCTYNDLPHHLRACLLHLHIFPVNCMIKKETLIWKWAAEGLIVEEPGRGLFELGEGYFQELINRNMVMPVEDDLHPGKLMGCRVHELVFEMICSLSPEHNFVTVLDGRKEQAPVGRKARRLAVQKWAAEHPLANIRPESLRSFNTTRCRFSMEVSPSRFKLLRVIAIEECTFLGGSPYPLKHVSKLLLLRYLGLYNTRVGELPENIGDLIYLQTLDLRGTAVRILPWRVAQLRQLKCLRAGKGTTVPDCMGNLTSLQELRLGEVGRSDNFVNELGGLRELRELEIWIEELYDRQKEALVQSMRKLEKIQVLRLMGGWRLAGNELNLVDFDPPRQLRELHLSVRSSRLPAWINVSRVPMLSYLCVYVSDVGDQDLDILGALPELISLELLTLRDVFLSIKGGGAFPRLRFFNTFTPFLFLPGAMPRLETLRFQYYHCAAGDVNFANYFVALKREVDEHPNSPSLHVVKAYGVSTAS